Proteins from one Puntigrus tetrazona isolate hp1 chromosome 10, ASM1883169v1, whole genome shotgun sequence genomic window:
- the wdr74 gene encoding WD repeat-containing protein 74 — translation MAAKSQICSIWLGSETGILKGVSLTKKQAFNFCEMSCLSRDQEVCVLAWGDPHESEVLVGSVNGTVKTFSTDKGIFTATRECGDPSQGRFTGLAVTDSSMITCVESGLLKVWREGSTETVEVNVGNGICRMQQNPSQRHHVATGGKENPLKVWDLERPDKPIFTAKNVAHDWLDMRVPVWVRDIGFIPDSDKIVTCTGHHQVRVYDPQTPQRRPVLEARFGEYPLTALSLPANRGTVVVGNTHGELAILDLRKGLVRGCLKGLAGAVRGLQCHPSLPLVASCGLDRFLRVHSLEDRSLQHKVYLKSRLNCVLLSSRELESSSADVSGDVEEVKAEGEEDEVWDTMETVTEKTKKRAAQKDEATVTKVDGKKKRKLVKK, via the exons ATGGCTGCGAAAAGCCAAATATGTTCAATATGGCTTGGATCCGAAACTGGAATATTAAAAG GGGTGAGTTTAACCAAAAAGCAGGCGTTTAACTTTTGTGAGATGAGCTGCTTGAGTCGAGATCAAGAGGTTTGCGTGTTGGCATGGGGAGACCCTCACGAATCAgag GTGTTAGTGGGCAGTGTGAACGGCACTGTGAAAACATTCAGCACAGATAAGGGGATCTTCACAGCGACCAGAGAGTGTGGAGATCCTTCACAGGGCAGATTCACAGGACTGGCTGTCACTGACAG TTCTATGATTACATGTGTGGAGTCAGGACTGCTGAAGGTGTGGAGGGAAGGCAGTACAGAAACA GTTGAGGTAAATGTTGGAAATGGAATATGCAGAATGCAACAGAACCCATCACAGCGCCATCATGTGGCTACAGGGGGTAAAGAGAACCCACTGAAAGTTTGGGATCTGGAGAGACCAGATAAGCCAATATTCACAGCCAAAAAT GTAGCCCATGACTGGTTAGATATGCGAGTGCCTGTGTGGGTGAGAGACATTGGCTTCATCCCAGATTCAGATAAAATAGTTACATGCACTGGACACCATCAG GTGCGTGTGTATGACCCTCAGACGCCTCAGAGAAGGCCGGTGTTGGAGGCTCGGTTCGGAGAGTACCCGCTCACGGCGCTCTCTCTTCCTGCCAACCGGGGCACAGTGGTCGTGGGCAACACTCACGGAGAGCTCGCCATCCTTGACCTCCGGAAAG GGCTTGTGCGTGGGTGTCTTAAGGGTCTGGCGGGGGCAGTGCGGGGGTTGCAGTGCCATCCTTCCCTCCCGTTGGTGGCCTCTTGTGGTTTAGATCGTTTTCTGAGAGTACACAGCCTGGAGGACCGTTCCTTACAGCACAAG gTATATCTGAAGTCACGACTCAATTGTGTGCTGCTGTCTAGCAGAGAACTGGAG TCATCAAGTGCTGATGTTAGTGGAGATGTAGAGGAGGTGAAAGCAGAGGGAGAGGAGGATGAGGTTTGGGATACCATGGAAACGGTGACGGAGAAGACAAAAAAGAGGGCCGCCCAGA